In one window of Amblyomma americanum isolate KBUSLIRL-KWMA chromosome 9, ASM5285725v1, whole genome shotgun sequence DNA:
- the LOC144105171 gene encoding vacuolar protein sorting-associated protein 4A-like, whose translation MSQYRSPGCRLRGDVVLVHLLFDDALRRAPCVLCFDDLDALCGLPKSPRDQERLRALKCAWLERVSRLPPAKGAGPAVLVMGVINNPWLLDDDVRGQFELILFAPLPQEADRLRLLRQLVRSPALTDDDYRLLAKRTEGFTSTFLAMLAADALRNARAVCEHVYDRAVDSGGSGVLKVTLSDILTSMDKVELPESVSRRSSFASKTDSTITSP comes from the exons ATGTCCCAGTACCGATCCCCTGG GTGTCGTCTGCGCGGCGACGTCGTGCTGGTGCACTTGCTGTTCGACGACGCCCTGCGCCGGGCTCCTTGCGTGCTCTGCTTCGATGACCTGGACGCCCTCTGCGGCCTCCCAAAGTCTCCGAGGGACCAG GAGCGGCTTCGCGCGCTCAAGTGTGCCTGGTTGGAGCGCGTGTCTCGGCTGCCGCCGGCCAAGGGCGCAGGCCCCGCTGTACTTGTAATGGGCGTGATCAACAACCCATGGCTTCTTGACGACGACGTGCGCGGCCAGTTCGAGCTCATCTTGTTCGCGCCCTTGCCGCAGGAGGCCGACCGGCTGCGCCTCCTCAGGCAGCTAGTGCGAAGCCCCGCGCTCACCGACGACGACTACCG GCTGCTTGCCAAGCGCACTGAGGGATTCACGAGCACCTTCCTGGCCATGCTGGCGGCGGACGCACTGCGCAACGCGCGGGCAGTGTGCGAGCACGTGTACGACCGGGCTGTGGATTCTGGCGGCAGCGGTGTGCTCAAAGTCACCCTGAGCGACATCCTCACCTCCATGGATAAGGTCGAGCTCCCGGAGTCTGTCAGCCGCCGGAGCAGCTTCGCCTCCAAGACAGATTCCACCATTACGTCGCCGTAA